The Schistosoma mansoni, WGS project CABG00000000 data, supercontig 0322, strain Puerto Rico, whole genome shotgun sequence genomic interval agactggtaggtcctgggttcgagtctcgctcgcgagagcgggttcgtggatgcgcactgctgaggagtcccataataggacgaaacggccgtccagtgtttccaggttttccatggtggtctagcttcaattgactcatgctttctactatgaaaaatactaaatctccacaaaacccctcctgataattaatatacaaAATTGTTAAAACCATGGAAATTTCCTAAAATCTGTTAAATGAATTCATCCGGACACATTTTAACCTGATTGAATTTTTGACCTTTCTTTAAATCTATTGTTCCGAATTGTCATGTTAGTAGAAATGTTCTTTCGAAGAAGAAAAATGCATGCAACATCTATAATTCTAACTTCTCTATCGCGTTAATATAGACAGTCGTAAAAAAACCgctttttttcaattttattttatttatttatttaaacacatgcatattggtacaaaggggcaccagatacatatgcgccacactcaTCGTTTCATTTGTTTGtctgagggctgtgatactgtacGGGTGCCCAAAtaaaagcaggtggttttcttagggggctaaaCCCCGCGCCttcgacctaaatgtctgatccacaatgcagCGGAGCATCGTAAGGGATGCTTTCCCATGGTAGCCGCTGACCGACAaccggttcatacgccatttgttccctcaggacactggagcccatgtgcaccattggtttgaaatcagggttttcgaattcccctaggtggatcctccatatccaccaacccggttaaagcgccggacattcgcttttcgccctctcaatttcgtaaacaacacccgtggtgcgagaaggcaatgagtaggacttccctgtcagaggctatatacgcgtggccttgtgtgagcatttcgagagggagagctggcTCTCCTCACTcttggccataccagggcatttttaAATATCAACAGACGTATTACTTATACATATTTATCCCCTTTTCAGAATATACTATTGGCTGTTAACCAAGTAATATACATATTGGTCTTTTTATGACTTTTAAATTTCAAACTCAATTGATAGGGTTTTGTGCATTTAATTTTGAATGTTTTTAGTTTGTTAACGTGTAAGAAATACATATTATTCTTGTTATTCGTTTTCCAGATTATTTAATAGTCTTCTCTTATTCTCCTCTCCAATCATAGAATTTACTACTGAGCTCGTTCATATGATTATTGTATTCCggttttttaaatgaattaacattCGTTATAATGTTCTATTACTGATTCACTTTAATACTACGATAATAAACATAACCATTAGCAAGGACTGAATAGTTTGTATTACTATTGTTTAGAATCAACTACTAAGTTCTATAAGTGAGAGACAGTTGAAATCCTCTCATACAATCCAATTGTAAAGAACATTCTTGATTATAATATTAGATTAATGATAATTGTATTTTCGATCGTGTGTAATTTTAGTCTCTTACTGACTTGTCTCTTATATATTCTGTGAATTGCTTTCTCAAGTTGTTCAATAATCTTGGTGTATGTATCAGTAGTTTTACTGTACATCGTGTTGTCGCTTATGATACATGTTCATATTTTTTCCTGTGTAGTTTTTTTTTCCTATACATAAAATAGTTCATGGTTTATTTAACTAATTCCTTTTAATCCAATACTGTATTATCATAGTCATCTCATTTGCTGTTCATTAATGTATGAACCAATAATTTGTACTCATAATCCTTGCACTCCTCTACTTATTTCGTAAACTCACTGTCTTAATTATATATCTATTTACTATGGGCGCTATCATCAAACGCGATTCTTCTCCGAattgatgttttttttttaatttatgtttTTCACTTAGAATTTTAAAGCAAATCATCGAGCAAATGATGTAATTACTACAACTGGATCTACACCACTTATCACAGGTCGATTTGCTTTTGGTGGATTGGATTTGATGAGTTTTTCTTCTGAaaaggtaatatatatataatctttattTACCATTTaaacttactattattatccaGTATGTTTTGCTAATACAAGCGTTAGTAGAATCATAAGTCATTCTCAATGTAACATTTCAATCCTTCCTTATAGGCTGGTAGACTTTATCGCTTCTAACTGATTAGAAAAAGTACTGATCAAATTTCAATATTCACTTCTTTACCAAACGCACTTCTTGTATTTATATCAAGGTAGCTTGAATGTAACATATCATGAATCCTTCAATTTTAGAGCTCTTAGTCCCCATGAATCAGTTGACATTGGCACTTATTGTTAAGGTTTGTATTGACCGTTTTTGTTGGGtaatcataattttaattcTTACGGGTAGGTGgattgtatcccgaagagaattgtgaatggtaacttttgaggactatttgtggaccaatgtaatacgtatatttcctattgtataattgttaagtaactaacctaatcatattcgtgttcctcttatcattagctttattttgacctttgaactattattatacgattcttgagttatcatcagtttattgaataattctccccctattcacagccacatttggctaaatattgtacaaatgttattttttattttatggtacgatgtggtctgtttgtttggtatataaacccagtacgtttgtgaataatgatttataccACAGAGCCTGTTATTAGTGTTTtggatttaactggctgggctaggcagaagcacgATCGATAAGCGCTCTAGAATGCTCGtgcggtttcgtgtgtcactgttccgatTGATAATTCTCTGCTCCCtgtttggcggtcttatcaagtCATACGTTAGCacggcatccactcggccacaagatataacatggATGAATAAACAACAACCAATATACATGAAATATATCTAGTTAATCTTGTCAATTATACAACTTATCCCAGTTTGTTAAAGTGTTTTGAAAATCGAGATCGTGCTTAAATTATGATCACAAGATTCTTAGCAGAATTTCAATACATTTTCACTGAATGCATTTTCAGTTGATTTGTAAAGTCTCCTTTTTGATTACAAAAAGTATTGTTGTTGAAATTACACTGAATGCAGTCCTAGTTAGTTTTATAAACTATTTCATTTGCCGATTTACTGTCTAAATTTTTGGTATTCACTTATAAAACTGGAAGTTATCTCATAGCCAATAACTGACTAATCagttaatattaaataaaacactTTTAAGTAAGAATTATTCATTTTCAATTGTTTATTTACATTTCTATCCACTACTTTCAtacttttataaataatttacagATCCGAGTTGAAATTCAATCAATTAGTGGATCTTGGGCATATGTATGCACAGAAGTGACTGATTCTTCTGGACGAATCCGATTCTCTTTACCAGAACAAATTCATCTCCCAGATGGACTATATCCTATTAAAATGACCGCTGAATCTGATCCTGATCATCCAGTGATTATTACATTAGCTATAGTACCTCCTCAAACTGAGGTAGTGGTATTCAGTGTAGATGGAAGTTTTGCAGCAAGTCTATCTCTGATGGGAAAAGTAAGTTTATTATGGAAAAATGGCATAGTTAACTGTAGTGTTTTTGATAAGTGTATGATTACTTTTTACTGCTCACGTAATATTTCCTGATATTCAACTTTTTTTCTGAATTATCATTCTTTTTTTGATAATCCGATAACATATCTCTGATACTACACTCTTCCCCATCAAGTTACACACGATGGTCATACCGACATAACTTATTACAATTGGAGCTATTTCTTCTAATATATAGCGTAGGGGGATGACACAAGGTTGATTAACTTTTCATTGCAATTTATTCGAGGTATCTtgatactaatactaataacaGCTCTATCCAATGCTATAACTTTTGTCACAGTTCAGAATTTTCATTATTGGTTAAGCAATATTACAACAAATATCTCTTTCGCATGGATTCAAATCGTAATTATTGAAAACATATTTCGAAAACGATTTTTAACAGTCAGTATTTCCGGCAGTCTTACATCGCTAAAGTTTTTAACAAGTTTAACTTCTACAACCATTTTTCCATACATCATCCATAAGATGTTTGATTTCCAATATTTTTGTCTCTCGATTTTTCAAGGGATAGTTAGTATGCAAAATATGCCAAGAACTGTAGCGTTTCGATTAACCTTTTCCGGTAATTCAGATCCTGATAGTTTGTAACTCTTTTATAATATAGCGTGAGCACGCACAATCAGGATTTGTCATTGCTCACTTCAAAGGACTCAAAAACATTTAGTTTAATcgaaatattttcacagttggaaAGTAGAGGGACCAAACGCTTGAGCTGGCCGCCTTAGCGGATACTAAAACATGGAACTTTTCACGATTTTTCGTTTCATCCTTACTATTGTTCTCATTCTTAGTATACGTACTAATAGCTGTCGATCCATTCCTTCACGTTCTATACGATAATCACTACAACCTATCTAAATATGACAATCTCATGAAAATCACTCTGTAATTCGAGGATACCTATGCTAATCCAAAACTTTAACATTTTTGAAGGTAAAATTACTACTTTTCCTGCAAAGATTACAGAAAAGGCTTCTGAAGTAGAGTTAAACGAAGTTGACTAACTAAAAGTCGTAATTATTGCTTTATATACTTGACCCATAAAAGAAGACCTATTTTCGGTATACCTTTCAAACAGGAATATATATTTTCTAATGGGTGTAAATCATGTCTTTATGTTTAGGCAGTGGTCTGAATTCGTTATTGACTGGTCAATGAATAGTGAGTTATGTCATGCTGGTCTAGTCTTCAGTTCTGCTCAaattctatcgaccaagttaGAATGCGGTCACTCGTCTAAGCGAGCAAACATCACATGTGTCGTGCTGTGATGCTAGTTAGTTATAAGTAGTTGACTGGATACTGAACCTGTTTCATACTATTCAACTCTCGTCTAGTCACATAGACTAGTGGTCGGTTACAGGTTAATCGATAAAACAGGTTGTTAGAGTTGTCCTGgtcaataacctgtattcttaaacatATTTCTAGTCGAAAAGTTGTATAGATTCCGATTTTTTTCTCacctttctcttttctttctttgttgttttgtaaaaaagacttgttgaaatatctcgTGCTGACAACTATATATTGCACCAAAACATAATATCAAATAAAGCcattagtattattaataataaaattctatCAGCAAAAAGTGACTACAAAAACATGATATTAGTCACTagtcagtgatcaatcagttgtaaatacatctcagtcctacagaaggTCAGCTAATGCCCGAATGGCTCAATAGGAATGTCTCTGGCTGTGAATCCGAGTGACAGTGTCGAATCCAATAGGGATTcccagttccttcaagattgcAGATACATTTTGTTGACGAGTGGCAAATATCATGAAACATCCTGACTTTCATATTGATTACCTCTAGCTACCTTAGGTGTCTGAATTTGTTTTTGATTTTTCGGTGACTCCAAATCTTAGTATCAAGTATCCATATTATGTGCAAACAGCAATGATTATATCATAGTTTTTTGACGCTCTATTGTCATTGTGTGTAGCTACTTTTTCAGTAATCCTACAGTCGCCGTTTAGTTTTATTGTGAAATACATTGTTCCAATCAGTGATGTTCTGTCTCAGTCATTCGTTCCGTATGCATCCACTATGGATTTCAGTTTTATTTGTCCCCATTTCTTATACAGTTCATTGTCATCGAGATTATTCTCAGAGAAGTATTACCCAATATCATAAATCTTATCTACATTTACTGTGTTGTACGAAGCATGAAAACAAGTAACTTCACTGTAAATTCTTATCGGTTTGTTTACATTTTTGTCACATGAAAtacaaaatttaatttaatcgaTAACAATACCGTACAAATGTCATCGGTGAACCATTGTCAAATTAACCTGCTGATAAGTGTCTGTGTGCAACGTTATTTGGTAATTCTAACCATTAAACTTGTATTTGATGGGTCAACTTATAATTTTTTGCTTatcatattcatttttttatagGATCCGAAAGTTCATCCTGGTGCTGTAGATGTTGCTCGTCACTGGCAAGGATTAGGATATTTATTAATCTATTTATCTGCACGACCAGATATGCAAAGACGTCGGGTTACAAACTGGATGGCAAATCATAATTTTCCCTTTGGGATGACTTTCTTCTTAAATGGATTATATTCAGATCCACTAAAACAGAAGGCTCAAATGTTAAAAACAGTTGTTGAAAATGTATACATTCTATCTTTCtgtttcattttgttgtttgtattttttttcatacATTGCATAAAGATCGTATTAGTTCCTTGTCTCACTCTCTTCTAGAAATCATCCATTCCGTAACTCATTTAGAAATAGACTTCTTTAGCACTTGTACTGAAATTTACTCTCTGtatatgtattttttttattttcgttAGTTGTCGCCTTATGTTATATGATTTGTACTATAGCTAATAGTAGTGCATCTTTTAAGTTTAGAACGAAAATTGAAGGTTCTGAACGGTAAAAATATTTGTTTGCATATTTTTTAATAGCTACTGTCTTCAATTGTTTAAATTCGATGTAATTTCTGTGAAATCACCTGAGTCCTATGGTAAGGTACTCAGTTGTATATAGAGTTTTCCGAATTACTACAACAATACATATGTtggtattttattttaaatatgccAAAAATCAACTTTCAGGTTAACTTGTAGTTACCACTTGGAGAGAAggtaaattaatgaaatataaatcaCCTCAGATCCATAATTTTCACAGTCTGGTCCACCTTTTCAAACATTACAGTAATTTTTAAAATGCAGTCATACCCTTGAGTGAGAAAAGAAGCAGTTACATTCCATCTATCTTTACGTTCTCTAATAATTAGTTATTTATGGTTTGGAATTATATTTTCATCAGTTTTTAGTTTGAATCTTTTGTGTTGTGATCGACTGATAGGTTTTATGTCTCTTCACATATTCAAACGCACGTTACTCCTTGCATTAGTCAATAGGTTAACAATGCATATATACTTGACCCAGACGTTGTCTATTGATTGGGTGTATTTAACAGTTAAAACAAAGTAAATCATGAAACTATGTTATTTCGCTTAATACTCACATTTCATTCCTTAACTAACAGGTACCAGTCCACATTATAAACTTTCTCTATAGCTTTTTCCTTTAAAGTAGCACAGTCTTGTAAAACGAAATCATATTGTTGTGAACAGAATACTAGTtgggacaatggaatgtatttaagcaaaaattacagactatctcactaaattctgataaccatacaatgaacagttaatttccaaaataacaaccaattgtctcaatctttactgttccttttgtaaatactagttcatcttctctaatttcattgttcatgcattttctcaccaatcgcgcttcatttcagttctttctttatcggtcttctgccaaaatacattctatgtctgaccatcaccagatactacttatatggatataagtagaccacactacaatattagATTTTAGTTAAGTACTAATTACCGTGTCATTCTTCATTTTGTTCCTTGTAGATAATATACAACTGTGTTTTTCATAATTTAAGTTAACTCTATCAATCTAATAGaagttaataatcatttatgATCATTTTGTTTACTAATTAATCATTTTTTCCTTTCATGACTTAAATATTAGGCCAATTTACGAGTTCATTGTGGTTATGGATCAGGTAAAGATATCAATTTATATCGTTCTCTTGGCTTATCAACTCAAAACATCTTTCTAGTTGGTAAAATCTCTCGATCACAAGCAACAAATGGAACtgtaatttaatttataatttgtttgttttatataattttattattatcagtaggggttttgtggggatttagtattttcatggttgaaagcgtgactcagttgaagctagaccaccagggaaaacctggaagcactggacggccgtttcgtcgtattgtgaCATAAACACCACctgatgccggctcaatggtctatcggttaagtgctctggcgcgagacgggtagatcctgggttcgaatctcgctaggcgaggtcgtggatgcgcactgctgaagagtccaacaataggacgaaacgaccatccagtgcttccaagttttccctggtggtgtagcttcaattgactcacgcttcatataattttatttgtttcttacAATTTTGCTAGCTGTTCAATTTATTCTCCATTACTGTGATAGGTCACTCATCTTGCATACACTTGGTTGCTTTTTAacataatgatgtatataaatTCTTTTATATCAATCAACTATTTGTTATAAATTgcaggatacttgttataattctagggtttcttgttataacagtcctttcactttttacacgtatgtgggacgttaatttaccttagacgaatatctacactagattcccacccggtgtctattctacaggacatcaacacaactcagatcaagaacacgaggtTAGCCTCACTACaaagtcaatatatttccacaccgaaatccgacacaatccaacaacaagaacagtccatcaataacagtcaatacataataaggatggggaaatatatataacacatataacacctatcatcctatctaatgtctgactcagtgaaacaatcaatcattatcattctcaccCACACATCACTATTCTGTTTGCTTCCTTAAGATTTGAGAATAAACATGTATACCTTAAAGGTGATGGATATCTTCCCGCAGTTAATAGTGAGGTCGAGATGGCGATAAAGATGAGCAAAACATATCCATCTGTATTTAGTAATTCCATGTTCGCAACTCCATTCTAGGCACTATTTTGTGACCTTGTTATACCTCATCGCGGTACAGTTTTTTATGTAGTTAAGCTCGTCAGCAACTGTGATGAATGCACTATCGTGAGATCTTCAGCTTGCAAAAGGTTTATTTATGCTGAATCAATTACAGAATTCATTTATATTGGCTTAAAAAGCCAAAAACTTTAAATAATACCTTCGATTACACCAAGTATAACTTGACGAATTTTCGATATAGAGAGATTTGTTTTAACTGTGAGTAAAGTTCAGCTACACAAACAAGGGGTCTTTGAACCCAAAAAGGTTTGAATTTACCCCTAAGAAGCCTATGGTAGTCCTATTGAAGGTTTTAGATAAGCAACACACAACTCTGAGACTAggtgatgaaaattattttcagtaaAGACTAGAATAAAAAGTCAAAGTCCGAATTCATCCCAGATCTAACCTTAAGGAATCTATGTTATGGACTGGTAATAAGTTTTACAGCGGATAAATAATTGGGAATTTCGCCACatagtttttttcattattttggaGATATATGTAGGCTCACAATTGTGCAAGATGTTCTTATATTCAGGTTTTGAAACGGTATATTTCACATGGCTTTTCAGAGGCTGTGGTAGATACCTGTTTCTATAGGCAATATAAAATTTTGGTTGAAGTAATAAAATTTAGATGCGATTcccttgtttattttatttatttgaatacataaatattgttacaaaggggcaccaaatgtatatgcgccacacaaatctcatttgatttgtgtaagggctgtgatactgcctaggttcCCAAACCGAAGCTGGTAGTTTCCTTAGGaagccacactcggagccttcgacccaagtgtctgatccacaaggaagtggagcaacgtaaggagatgcagtcccatggtaatcagtgaccaacaattggttacaTCATTTGTTgactcaggatcctggagcccatgtacaccattggtttggaatcggtTTTACAACTCCCTttggtggatcctccatatccacgaacccggttaaagcgccggacattcgcttttcgtcctctcaatttcgtaaatctTGAGGGAGTTTATGGTTTAAACGAATCGTCTATATGTATCGGTATTATTCAGTTTGTCAACCTTATCATTAGTCCTGATCATTTAGTAAATTTTCTATAAGTTTAGTTATGTTCACAACTAACAACTGAACTCAATGTCCTTTGATGTCATAATAATTATCTGATTTATTGTACTACATgtgtatgttttttttctattatttcagcCATTATCACAAGGATATTCGTCGCACTTATCTTCATTAATCAATGGTCATACTTTATCTAGACCTGCTATTGGATCAATGAGTGTAGCAGTGCGTTGTTGTCCTTTTGATCTACCATCAGTTTATCCTTCATCACCTTTATTAATGGAATCTAATTTGCTTCGACACAATTCTTTTAAATTTTCACCTCAATTAAGTCAACGATTATTAATTAATGATGAAATAGATCAGAATACATTGTAATATTCCTAATACTTATTATCTTATTCAAGTCATTCATCATTCATGTAAGCTTCAATGTTATAAATAGATGAAAAATTGCAAACTATTTTTTAGAGTccaattatttgtttttgtatattgatcaattaattttacccttattttcatttatactaTATCATTTCAATTTGATTGTTGTGAAAACCTTTCAATTTAATTCTGACAAAGGTTTCCCATTTGTTTGTCACTAACAAAAACATTAACCCTAGAACTTTTATCTTGTAAATCTTCGTTTTAATTCGatggcttgagaccggcagtaaccccaggaggagctacaggcggagtttggttggagaatgctggtcggcggcctatgctccattgggagtaacaggcataagtaagtaaaagaTTATTACACAACTACGTTGCTCCTTTCCAAATTTTGTTGATATAAGATGATGTATCCATGCTTACCAACTTATTAAGAGAATATAATCTTTTCACTAACAAAAACATTAACCCTAGAACCTTTATCTTGTAAATCTTTGTTCTTTTTCCGATGTTTCAcatattgtttttaattttcattctttACATATAACTTACATACTCATCATTCACTTAAAAATTAGAAATTATTCAAAGGTCGTAATCATTCCTCATCGTCATCTTGTATTGTATTAATTAAGTGCATATATATTACAcaactggttagcgttttttttagcgagttggttttctacgagatggagtcgctaaccccatgcctaaccgtCCTTCCTTACCCGGgcctgggaccggcagtagcccccagaggagctacagccggagttgggttggagaatgctgggagcaacaggcgtaagtaagtaagtaaaaaaatATTACTCAACTACGTTTCTCCTTTCCAAATTTTTGTTGATATAAGATGTATCCATGCTTACCAATTTATTAAGGGAATATAATCTTTTCGTTGTCCCATTGAAATGAATCAACATAATTTCCGACTATTAAACTGTGATTTGGTTTTTTTATCAACTACAAATTACATCTTTTATATATTCCTAACTAATTATTCCTGTATTCTGTACAATTTATAATTGATGGTTCACTTATAAAGTTCACCTATAAGATGAACTCAGTTTCTGTTTGAATATACACTTTTCAATGTTGTCAAATTTGTGTCGAATTGGTTCCAAAGTTATATGAGATTAAATATGTTTCGGTTGTAAATTCTTCTACAGATTTTTAATTTTCTGTTCTGACTAATGTGTTTCTAAAAAAGTATGTTTCCTGCGCATTTTTTTTCAACCAATAATAAACTTATGTGATCCTTTCATGAATTTCTGATTgcttatattcatttagtattgtttgtttgaatcttcccatctatgtgttaggactgcgactggtcagtctctaggactcagtggccgagtggataacgcgatggcgtttgaagcgaaaggtactgggttcaagtcccaaagtgaacatcaactctgagatgcaggtacatccagctgacgagtctcaaataggacgaaatgcgcgtcctagattccactgctagtcactatccatctttgctgattgCTTATATGTTTCTTTTGTATTAGTTATCATCCGTTAAATTAATTCGCCACAAATCATCTCTTTGTTACTTTGCACTGTTCTTTCCCGCTACAAGCTTTAAGCATATGGAATATAGATCAATGATTAATTGAAACCATTCCTACTCATATCAACAGAATACTAAACACTCATAAATATGAAATAGATTATTGACTGTTAAGAGTAAGTTACTAAATAATCTTAATCAACTATGGAAGATATTCATGGGACAAATCTACTTAGGTCATGTAACCAGAACACAGACTACCTGaatgggatccgcgagatgatagtaatgcagttgttaggaaacgggtactaggtaaggatggcatatcgattaatgaagtagtaaaacttcatcagttgagatagcTTGAGCACGAGTTACATAtgccgacgtgcaatgttttatggtgtaagagtaggtCAGAAGAAAACTatgggtggccagaccaaaacgtggcacaaatccatgaagtcactgacaagtggactgagccgtgttggtaggtgtagactacctggttgggatccacgagatgatagcaatcaatggttagagaccttgaatgaaatGGCTCAAAatggtttgcaatggcgaaggtgcatccactctttatgttctaccaaattctaatcttctgaattcttcatgtctctatcttttttctctttccaaatttatttcatttgattatactccttgaataacatcttcaaaccctaatctttccgattactgcttatactcttactacttctaccactatagaaTTTGAATCGATAATTGcacctctgtgctaatgtggtatgacaactcgaactgatgtacgtacgtacgaagttctacgttgggACTGACTGAACCAGAACACAAATACTATCTAGCAAATATAGCTAACAACAGTGTGATAGTTATATCTATGAGAGATCCATCAGAGAGTACTTCTTGAAAGACTTCCAAACCCCGTATTGGCCATCAGTATATGAAGCGTTAACCGAACTGTTGCGGAAAACTTTTTCTTGAGTGTAACTAGTGAAGTTATATATGTCATCTAAAATACTAAAAGCATTGATTGGCACATACATGACTGTTCAATGTTCTTTTTTTGTAATCACAGCATATTCTTAGCAGGGACTCGTTCTTTTTGCTCCGAATCTCTTTGAATGTCTAATTGAACGATAACAGGTTTTTAAACATCCACATAACTTCAGCGTTCTTATTGTTGGGATaatcctgcaaatttctcgcaatagacatgacaagctcaggaaacattaagaagcattttatctaatcagcgtttgattaaaAGTCTTGCTAGAAATattgcgaaaatgaaaagtcacatgtagagcttctgattggctgtttactacactactactatgtttatcattatctagcattttcagtaaaacccaagaacttttaaaatactataaaaaccctatattttctgtacataaatgaacctttggagtaaagtgcttcccgcatattttgtgccttttctctcgtgttcaagtcgctttgtagttctagcttgggggttacgaaatTAGCTTAGGAtgcgagtatagcgttcaacctacaagactTATCACTTAGTATGCACCCATAAATATAGCTTTTAAGAATCAGTCAGTAGCAATATTTTTGGAACTATA includes:
- a CDS encoding phosphatidylinositol transfer protein, which produces NFKANHRANDVITTTGSTPLITGRFAFGGLDLMSFSSEKIRVEIQSISGSWAYVCTEVTDSSGRIRFSLPEQIHLPDGLYPIKMTAESDPDHPVIITLAIVPPQTEVVVFSVDGSFAASLSLMGKDPKVHPGAVDVARHWQGLGYLLIYLSARPDMQRRRVTNWMANHNFPFGMTFFLNGLYSDPLKQKAQMLKTVVENANLRVHCGYGSGKDINLYRSLGLSTQNIFLVGKISRSQATNGTPLSQGYSSHLSSLINGHTLSRPAIGSMSVAVRCCPFDLPSVYPSSPLLMESNLLRHNSFKFSPQLSQRLLINDEIDQNTL